One Weissella ceti DNA window includes the following coding sequences:
- a CDS encoding CdaR family protein: MRPNFEKTLYLMVCLLLAILLAVYVGGQRGSNITREAPSDGKIGDFRGLVTTKTAVVTVPLQLNGLDADKYYVAGAPETVKIEIEGASALVTTAQNTKNFQVYADLTDLDTGEHRVTLKESGLNNGLTFKINPEFLDLTITKRATATHDVQVTYNESAIAEGYHTGKVSTSVDKVEISGRADAVWAVNRVIANVQLKRDTNKTVNQSVVLQAVDANGTPINVAISPQIAKVEIPIEAGEGNRDIPVKFVGENGDLSKFEITGSLNEVRVSGLVSELDLLKSIEVPIDLKNVTEETTTEVEIPTPKGTTIKNNRLQVTIKPKG; the protein is encoded by the coding sequence ATGCGTCCGAATTTTGAAAAAACATTATATTTAATGGTATGCTTATTGTTAGCAATCTTACTTGCGGTTTATGTGGGTGGGCAACGTGGTTCAAATATTACACGTGAAGCACCAAGCGATGGTAAGATTGGTGACTTTAGAGGATTAGTTACAACCAAAACAGCGGTTGTCACAGTACCTCTTCAGTTAAACGGATTAGATGCAGATAAGTACTATGTTGCTGGTGCGCCAGAGACAGTCAAAATTGAGATTGAAGGAGCCTCTGCATTAGTTACTACAGCGCAGAATACCAAAAACTTCCAAGTATATGCTGATTTAACCGATTTAGACACTGGCGAGCATCGTGTCACGCTAAAAGAATCAGGTTTGAATAATGGATTAACGTTCAAGATTAACCCGGAATTCCTGGACCTAACAATTACTAAGCGTGCAACAGCAACACATGATGTCCAAGTAACCTATAACGAATCAGCAATTGCGGAAGGTTATCATACTGGTAAGGTATCCACGTCTGTTGATAAGGTGGAAATTTCTGGTCGTGCAGATGCTGTCTGGGCAGTTAATCGTGTGATTGCCAATGTGCAATTGAAGCGTGATACAAATAAGACAGTGAATCAATCTGTAGTACTACAAGCAGTTGACGCTAATGGTACACCAATTAACGTTGCGATTTCTCCACAAATTGCGAAGGTAGAAATTCCTATCGAAGCAGGTGAGGGAAATCGAGATATTCCGGTGAAATTTGTTGGTGAAAATGGGGATCTATCTAAATTTGAAATAACTGGTAGTTTAAATGAAGTTCGAGTATCTGGGCTAGTTTCTGAATTAGATCTATTAAAGTCAATTGAAGTACCGATTGATTTAAAAAATGTGACTGAAGAAACAACAACGGAAGTTGAAATACCAACCCCTAAGGGAACGACAATTAAAAATAATAGGCTACAAGTTACAATTAAACCAAAAGGATAG
- a CDS encoding GNAT family N-acetyltransferase produces the protein MELFIRPVEPEDSQNLLILLAQLTKESTTFMVMQDLSVVSVMGEADSIAYMQSTTNNVILVVADENNNLYGLASAVAGISGDHAEIGVAVLEQYQGNGLAQALIEELLAWAHDYSSVTALELTVQLHNKAAVHIYEKYGFTWVEGTEKTIQNTNGEDVETKDMVLSV, from the coding sequence ATGGAACTATTTATTAGACCTGTTGAGCCAGAAGACTCACAAAATCTATTGATTCTATTGGCGCAATTAACTAAAGAATCAACAACTTTTATGGTGATGCAAGATTTGTCTGTTGTATCAGTAATGGGCGAAGCAGATAGTATTGCGTACATGCAATCAACAACTAATAATGTGATATTAGTTGTTGCTGATGAAAATAATAACTTGTATGGATTAGCTTCTGCAGTTGCAGGGATCAGTGGCGATCATGCGGAAATTGGTGTAGCTGTCCTAGAACAATATCAAGGTAATGGACTAGCGCAAGCGTTGATTGAAGAATTATTAGCGTGGGCACACGATTATAGCTCGGTTACTGCGTTGGAATTGACCGTGCAATTGCATAACAAAGCTGCCGTACACATTTACGAAAAATACGGATTTACATGGGTTGAAGGGACTGAAAAAACCATTCAAAATACGAACGGCGAAGATGTCGAAACGAAAGATATGGTGCTTTCAGTATAA
- a CDS encoding 3'-5' exonuclease codes for MNFIAMDFETASAQRHSAVSLGIAVVRDDKVVDQFYTLLKPDTAFDARNTQIHGITAADVADAPTFPQVWPMIQPFFTPNQLVVAHNAPFDNSVLRASLEYYRLPMAHYLSIDTVRTSRKLYPNLPNHKLNTMAEALAIDLHQHHNALDDTVAAAKILVKQAQTFGVDAVKPFVKNI; via the coding sequence ATGAATTTTATTGCAATGGACTTTGAAACGGCTAGTGCACAACGCCATAGTGCCGTTTCGTTGGGAATCGCGGTTGTGCGTGATGATAAAGTTGTCGATCAATTTTACACATTATTAAAGCCTGATACAGCATTTGATGCACGTAATACACAAATTCATGGTATTACAGCAGCAGATGTTGCAGATGCACCAACGTTTCCACAAGTTTGGCCAATGATTCAACCATTTTTCACACCTAACCAACTTGTCGTGGCGCATAATGCTCCTTTTGACAATAGTGTCTTACGAGCCAGTTTAGAGTATTATCGTTTGCCGATGGCCCATTACTTGTCAATTGATACAGTAAGGACTTCGCGGAAACTATATCCTAATCTGCCAAATCACAAATTAAATACGATGGCCGAAGCGCTGGCCATTGATTTACATCAGCATCATAATGCACTAGATGATACCGTTGCTGCTGCTAAAATCTTAGTTAAGCAAGCACAAACGTTTGGTGTAGATGCGGTGAAGCCATTTGTTAAAAACATTTAA
- the tsaE gene encoding tRNA (adenosine(37)-N6)-threonylcarbamoyltransferase complex ATPase subunit type 1 TsaE encodes MNSVEETQKVAATLASIIQPGDTLLLNGDLGAGKTTFTQGFARALGMKRPLKSPTFTLVREYQTPKFQLNHLDVYRLGEEGGAEDLGLSEYFNPNSVTIVEWSEFIAEDLPQDFLQIDLTRIEHDIADTQRQITIQAQGAMSNQRLQELENLLDGTIY; translated from the coding sequence ATGAATTCAGTAGAAGAAACACAAAAAGTAGCAGCAACATTAGCATCAATCATCCAACCGGGCGATACACTATTATTGAACGGTGACTTGGGTGCAGGAAAAACAACATTTACACAAGGATTTGCTCGTGCGCTAGGTATGAAGCGACCATTGAAAAGCCCAACGTTCACCTTAGTACGTGAATATCAAACACCTAAATTCCAATTGAATCATCTTGATGTTTATCGTTTAGGTGAAGAAGGTGGGGCAGAAGATCTAGGTTTGAGTGAATACTTTAATCCTAATAGTGTCACTATCGTTGAGTGGTCAGAATTTATTGCTGAAGATTTACCACAAGATTTCTTGCAAATTGATCTAACCCGAATTGAACATGACATTGCGGATACGCAACGTCAAATTACCATTCAAGCGCAAGGAGCAATGAGTAATCAACGCCTACAAGAACTGGAGAATTTATTAGATGGAACTATTTATTAG
- the pta gene encoding phosphate acetyltransferase, which translates to MDLFEQLSNEVKGQGVRLVFPEGDDARIQEAAVRLAEEALVEPVLLGNRAVIEETAEQTGRDLQLVTIIDPANYDPKLSQEMVAALVERRKGKVDEAKAAQLLLDVNYFGTMLVYMNEVDGMVSGAAHSTGDTVRPALQIIKMAPGSSRISGAFVMQKGDERYVFADCAINLDPDAQTLSEVALQSAQTAKIFGIEPKVAMLSYSTKGSAGGEGVEKVVEATKMAQEAAPDDVQIDGELQFDAAFVPEVAASKAKDSEVAGNAKVFVFPNLEAGNISYKAVQRLGGFEAIGPILQGLAKPVSDLSRGANVEDVYKVSIITAAQVLQAK; encoded by the coding sequence ATGGATTTATTTGAACAACTATCAAACGAAGTTAAAGGACAAGGCGTTCGCCTAGTTTTCCCTGAAGGGGATGATGCACGTATCCAAGAAGCTGCCGTTCGTTTAGCAGAAGAAGCATTGGTTGAACCGGTGCTGTTGGGAAACCGCGCGGTTATTGAAGAAACAGCCGAACAAACAGGGCGTGACTTGCAATTGGTGACAATCATTGACCCAGCGAATTACGATCCAAAGTTGAGCCAAGAAATGGTTGCTGCATTGGTAGAACGTCGTAAGGGGAAGGTTGATGAAGCTAAGGCAGCACAACTTTTGCTAGACGTGAATTACTTTGGAACTATGTTAGTTTACATGAACGAAGTAGATGGAATGGTTTCAGGTGCTGCTCATTCAACTGGTGACACAGTTCGTCCAGCCCTACAAATTATCAAGATGGCCCCAGGTTCATCACGTATCTCAGGTGCGTTTGTGATGCAAAAGGGAGACGAACGTTACGTATTTGCTGACTGTGCGATTAACTTGGATCCTGATGCACAAACACTGTCAGAAGTGGCATTGCAATCTGCACAAACAGCGAAGATTTTTGGTATTGAACCCAAGGTTGCTATGTTGAGTTACTCAACAAAGGGGTCTGCTGGTGGTGAAGGTGTTGAAAAGGTTGTTGAAGCAACTAAGATGGCCCAAGAAGCTGCACCTGATGATGTGCAAATTGATGGAGAACTACAATTTGATGCTGCGTTTGTTCCTGAAGTTGCTGCATCAAAGGCGAAGGATTCAGAAGTTGCAGGAAACGCAAAGGTCTTTGTATTCCCTAACTTAGAAGCTGGAAACATTTCATACAAGGCTGTGCAACGTTTGGGTGGATTTGAAGCAATTGGACCTATTCTACAAGGATTGGCTAAGCCAGTTTCTGATTTGTCTCGTGGAGCAAATGTAGAAGATGTATATAAGGTTTCAATTATTACTGCGGCACAAGTTTTGCAAGCTAAATAG
- the cdaA gene encoding diadenylate cyclase CdaA, whose translation MQGFLDYVNNISIVQIIDVLIVWWLLFRLFMLIRGTKAVMLLRGVGIVVIVKLVSWYVGLSTISWLTDQVINWGVIALVVVFQPEIRRGLEHLGRRPFIKQKQEVMQAQHLIDSLDDAIQYMSKRHIGALMSIQMETGLEEYVETGIEMDAEISSQLLIQTFIPNTPLHDGAVIIRDMRLAAAAAYLPLSDSALIPKELGTRHRASVGISEVTDALTIVISEETGAVSITRNAELMQNLQRDEYLKYLERQLLPKQDGPEKPWHIFLSAMKLRKEDK comes from the coding sequence ATGCAAGGATTCTTAGATTATGTCAATAATATTAGTATCGTCCAAATAATTGATGTACTGATTGTTTGGTGGTTATTATTCCGTTTATTTATGTTGATTCGCGGAACAAAGGCTGTCATGTTACTTCGTGGAGTTGGGATCGTCGTAATCGTGAAGTTAGTTAGTTGGTATGTGGGATTGAGTACTATTTCGTGGCTAACTGATCAAGTTATTAATTGGGGTGTGATTGCGTTGGTGGTTGTTTTCCAGCCAGAAATTCGCCGTGGACTTGAACACTTGGGACGTCGTCCATTCATTAAGCAAAAGCAAGAAGTGATGCAGGCACAACACTTGATTGATTCACTGGATGATGCCATTCAATATATGTCAAAGCGTCATATTGGAGCGCTGATGTCTATTCAAATGGAAACAGGACTAGAAGAGTATGTTGAAACAGGAATTGAAATGGATGCTGAAATTTCTAGCCAATTGTTGATTCAAACGTTTATCCCTAACACGCCATTACATGATGGAGCCGTGATTATCCGTGATATGCGTCTTGCCGCTGCGGCAGCATACCTACCATTGTCTGATAGTGCTTTGATTCCAAAAGAATTAGGAACACGTCACCGCGCTTCTGTTGGGATTTCTGAAGTAACAGATGCTCTAACAATTGTTATTTCTGAAGAAACAGGGGCTGTATCAATTACACGTAATGCAGAATTAATGCAAAATTTGCAACGTGATGAATACTTGAAATATTTAGAACGCCAATTGTTGCCTAAACAAGACGGACCGGAAAAGCCATGGCACATCTTTCTATCTGCGATGAAACTCCGAAAGGAGGATAAGTAA
- the murB gene encoding UDP-N-acetylmuramate dehydrogenase — protein sequence MQIEDLKVAFPTLNIETHVDLSAYTNTRVGGVADGIFWPASKEELIAVVKYASEHDLPVLVLGNASNLIITDEGVRGLVIFLTHLTDITVTDTTITAAAGAAIIAVSEQAQREGLTGLEWAAGIPGSVGGAVYMNAGAYGGQVDGCLATADILHPNGEIETLTSDQLEFGYRHSVVQGTGDVILSATFELVPGDHAKIRETMEDFNERRASKQPLEYPSCGSVFKRPEGHFAGKLIMDAGLQGFTIGGAQVSRKHAGFIVNFNDATSADYVGVIHHVQKVVFEQTGISLETEVRILGE from the coding sequence ATGCAAATTGAAGATTTAAAAGTAGCGTTTCCAACGCTAAATATAGAAACGCATGTTGATCTATCCGCCTATACAAATACACGCGTTGGTGGAGTAGCTGACGGTATCTTTTGGCCGGCATCAAAAGAAGAATTAATTGCCGTTGTAAAATATGCATCAGAGCATGATTTGCCTGTATTGGTATTGGGAAATGCGTCAAATTTGATTATTACTGACGAGGGCGTTCGTGGGCTAGTTATTTTCTTAACTCATCTAACGGATATCACAGTGACTGATACAACCATCACTGCTGCTGCAGGTGCGGCAATCATTGCCGTCAGTGAACAAGCGCAACGTGAAGGATTAACAGGATTAGAATGGGCAGCTGGTATTCCGGGATCTGTTGGAGGGGCTGTGTACATGAATGCTGGCGCTTATGGCGGACAAGTTGACGGATGCCTAGCAACCGCTGATATCTTACATCCTAATGGAGAAATCGAAACATTGACGAGCGACCAACTTGAATTTGGGTACCGTCACAGTGTGGTTCAAGGAACAGGTGATGTCATTCTTTCCGCTACGTTTGAACTGGTACCTGGTGACCATGCTAAGATTCGCGAAACGATGGAAGATTTCAATGAACGTCGTGCAAGTAAACAACCACTAGAATATCCATCTTGTGGCTCAGTCTTTAAGCGTCCTGAAGGGCATTTTGCTGGGAAGTTGATTATGGATGCCGGACTACAAGGTTTTACAATTGGTGGGGCACAAGTATCACGTAAACATGCTGGTTTCATTGTTAACTTTAATGATGCAACGAGCGCAGACTACGTGGGCGTTATCCATCATGTTCAAAAAGTTGTTTTTGAACAAACCGGGATCAGCTTGGAAACAGAAGTTCGTATCTTAGGTGAGTAG
- a CDS encoding aspartate carbamoyltransferase catalytic subunit, giving the protein MQNFVNLNDLTTQEIRDMIDLTLAYKAGKEPKQERRLVANLFFENSTRTQTSFQVAQLNLGWEQVHINPSTSSTQKGESLMDTLKTLGAVGVDTVVIRHSMNDWYQPLIEEQSDLMPHLVNAGDGNGQHPSQSLLDLVTIYEEYGRFEGLNIRIVGDLAHSRVARSNAEILTRLGATVSFSGPEEWYPADFDQFGAYAPLDEGLAEQDVVMFLRVQHERLADMENVDFSAVNYHRNHGLNQARYDQLKADAIIMHPAPVNRDVEIADELVEAEKSRIFKQMTNGVYARMAILSSLGDA; this is encoded by the coding sequence ATGCAAAACTTTGTGAACTTAAATGACTTAACAACTCAAGAAATCCGCGACATGATTGATCTAACACTAGCTTATAAGGCAGGTAAGGAACCGAAACAAGAACGACGTTTGGTTGCAAATCTATTCTTTGAAAATTCAACGCGTACACAAACGAGTTTCCAAGTTGCGCAACTTAACTTGGGCTGGGAACAAGTACATATCAATCCATCAACGAGTTCAACGCAAAAAGGTGAGAGTTTGATGGACACGCTAAAGACTCTAGGTGCGGTCGGGGTAGATACAGTTGTTATTCGTCACAGCATGAACGACTGGTACCAACCATTGATTGAAGAACAATCAGACTTGATGCCACACCTAGTTAACGCAGGAGACGGAAACGGCCAACACCCATCACAAAGTTTGCTAGATCTTGTGACAATCTACGAAGAATATGGTCGCTTTGAAGGATTGAACATTCGTATCGTTGGAGATTTGGCACATTCACGTGTTGCGCGCTCAAACGCTGAAATCTTGACGCGCTTGGGAGCAACAGTCAGCTTCAGTGGACCAGAAGAATGGTACCCAGCTGACTTTGACCAATTTGGCGCATACGCACCACTGGATGAAGGGCTAGCAGAACAAGACGTTGTGATGTTCCTGCGTGTTCAACACGAACGACTAGCGGATATGGAAAATGTAGATTTCTCAGCAGTAAACTACCACCGCAATCACGGGTTGAATCAAGCACGTTACGATCAACTAAAGGCCGATGCGATTATCATGCATCCAGCGCCAGTTAATCGCGACGTTGAAATCGCGGATGAATTGGTTGAAGCCGAGAAGTCACGAATCTTTAAGCAAATGACAAACGGTGTATACGCACGCATGGCCATCTTGAGCTCATTGGGGGATGCATAA
- a CDS encoding amino acid ABC transporter ATP-binding protein has translation MTAIVEVKDVHKSYGKNDVLKGISLDVNEGEVVVMIGPSGSGKSTFLRMLNRLEEIDAGVIKIDGQDIYAKENNIDATREKIGMVFQHFNLFPHLTVLENIILAPTELGRMDKETASEEAMRLLAQVGLADKADAKPATLSGGQKQRVAIARALAMKPEILLFDEPTSALDPEMVGDVLGVMKQLAEDGMTMVVVTHEMGFAKQVADKVVFFADGIIREAGTPEDVFNNPQDARTQEFLNKVLNV, from the coding sequence ATGACAGCAATTGTTGAAGTTAAAGATGTACACAAGAGTTATGGCAAAAACGACGTGTTAAAGGGGATTAGCTTAGACGTTAATGAGGGAGAAGTTGTCGTTATGATTGGTCCTTCTGGATCTGGAAAGTCAACTTTCTTGCGCATGCTAAACCGCTTGGAAGAAATTGATGCCGGAGTCATCAAGATTGATGGTCAAGATATCTATGCCAAGGAAAATAACATTGATGCAACTCGCGAAAAGATTGGAATGGTTTTCCAACACTTTAATCTATTCCCGCATTTGACTGTGTTAGAAAACATTATCTTAGCGCCTACTGAATTAGGTCGCATGGACAAGGAAACAGCTAGCGAAGAAGCGATGCGTTTATTAGCGCAAGTTGGTTTAGCAGATAAAGCAGACGCAAAGCCAGCAACGCTATCAGGTGGGCAAAAGCAACGTGTTGCGATTGCACGAGCATTAGCAATGAAGCCTGAAATTCTGTTGTTTGACGAACCTACTTCAGCGCTTGACCCAGAAATGGTTGGGGATGTATTAGGTGTTATGAAGCAATTAGCTGAAGATGGCATGACCATGGTTGTGGTAACCCATGAAATGGGGTTTGCTAAACAAGTTGCTGACAAGGTTGTCTTCTTTGCAGATGGTATTATTCGTGAAGCAGGGACACCAGAAGACGTATTTAACAACCCACAAGATGCACGTACACAAGAATTCTTGAATAAGGTTTTGAACGTGTAA
- the glmM gene encoding phosphoglucosamine mutase encodes MVELHYFGTDGVRGIANKELTPELAFRLGRMGGAVLTRHAEGRQPKVLVGRDTRISGEMLESALVAGLLSVGIEILKLGVIPTPGVSYLVPTQEADAGVQITASHNPAQDNGIKFFGNDGFKLSDELEAEIEALLDAPVDELPRPAAEGLGTVSLFPEGAGKYLSYLQTTTPDDLSGMKIAIDAANGATSFSVAKLFADLDADFVTMATNPDGLNINEGVGSTHPETIAAFTVENNAQVGLAFDGDGDRLIAVDEKGGVINGDKIMFIVGKYLSEHGRLRQDTIVTTVMSNIGMYKAMDANNISSVKTAVGDRYVVEEMVKSGYNVGGEQSGHIVFLDWASTGDGMLTALQLLQVMKDTGKPLSELAAEMTEYPQELINVQVTDKKAALDNQAIQAIIADVEERMAGDGRVLVRPSGTQDLLRVMVEAPTDELANEYVHAIVDVVNAEVGVN; translated from the coding sequence ATGGTTGAATTACATTACTTTGGGACTGATGGAGTCCGTGGGATTGCAAATAAGGAACTAACACCAGAACTGGCATTTCGTTTGGGACGTATGGGTGGAGCTGTGTTGACTCGTCACGCTGAAGGGCGTCAACCAAAGGTTTTGGTTGGGCGTGATACACGTATTTCTGGTGAAATGTTAGAATCTGCATTGGTAGCAGGACTATTGTCTGTTGGGATTGAAATTTTGAAATTAGGAGTTATTCCAACTCCGGGTGTTTCATACCTAGTACCAACACAAGAAGCAGATGCAGGGGTACAAATCACCGCATCACACAATCCTGCGCAAGATAACGGAATTAAGTTCTTTGGAAATGATGGATTCAAGCTTTCTGATGAATTGGAAGCAGAAATTGAAGCGCTTTTGGATGCACCAGTTGATGAATTACCTCGTCCAGCTGCTGAAGGATTGGGAACTGTATCATTATTCCCAGAAGGTGCCGGAAAGTACTTGTCATACCTACAAACTACAACACCAGATGATCTTTCAGGCATGAAGATTGCTATTGATGCTGCGAATGGTGCAACTTCATTCTCAGTGGCAAAGTTGTTTGCTGACTTGGATGCTGACTTTGTAACAATGGCAACAAACCCAGATGGGTTGAACATTAATGAAGGTGTTGGATCAACACACCCTGAAACAATTGCAGCATTTACTGTTGAAAACAATGCACAAGTTGGATTGGCCTTTGACGGAGACGGAGACCGTTTGATTGCAGTTGACGAAAAGGGTGGTGTTATTAACGGTGATAAGATTATGTTCATCGTAGGTAAGTACCTATCTGAACACGGACGTTTGCGTCAAGACACAATTGTAACAACTGTTATGTCTAACATCGGCATGTACAAGGCGATGGATGCCAACAACATTTCATCTGTTAAGACAGCTGTTGGTGATCGTTACGTTGTTGAAGAAATGGTCAAGAGTGGTTACAACGTTGGTGGTGAACAATCAGGACACATCGTATTCTTGGATTGGGCATCAACTGGTGACGGAATGCTAACTGCGCTACAATTGTTGCAAGTTATGAAGGACACTGGTAAGCCATTGTCAGAATTAGCTGCTGAAATGACTGAATATCCACAAGAATTAATCAACGTACAAGTAACTGACAAGAAGGCGGCTTTGGATAACCAAGCAATTCAAGCAATTATTGCTGATGTTGAAGAACGCATGGCTGGAGACGGGCGTGTCTTGGTTCGTCCTTCAGGAACACAAGACTTGCTACGTGTCATGGTTGAAGCACCAACTGATGAATTAGCTAACGAATACGTACATGCAATTGTTGACGTTGTTAACGCTGAAGTCGGTGTAAACTAA
- a CDS encoding uracil-DNA glycosylase → MTTKNMQEWQHALQQYLPENYWQEAEKFLDNVYSEGTIYPARENVYAALETTALSDVRVVILGQDPYINPNQAQGLSFSVPSETTLPPSLRNIFKEVATDLEIDEPTDGDLHRWAKQGVLLLNAVLTVPAGKSNAHAKLIWEKLTDAIIRVVAEQAQPTVFILWGAFAQKKEKLIKGEGNLILKAPHPSPLSSYRGFFGSRPFSQTNTYLLEKNEKTIDWS, encoded by the coding sequence ATGACAACAAAAAATATGCAAGAATGGCAACACGCGTTGCAACAATATTTACCAGAAAATTATTGGCAAGAAGCTGAAAAATTCCTAGACAACGTATACAGTGAAGGTACGATTTATCCAGCACGTGAAAATGTATACGCAGCCTTAGAAACAACGGCATTGTCAGATGTACGCGTGGTTATTCTGGGGCAAGATCCTTATATTAATCCAAACCAAGCACAAGGTTTAAGCTTTTCAGTGCCAAGTGAGACAACATTGCCACCATCATTACGTAATATCTTTAAAGAAGTGGCGACTGACTTGGAAATTGACGAACCGACCGATGGTGACTTACATCGTTGGGCAAAACAAGGAGTACTGTTATTAAATGCAGTCTTAACTGTCCCTGCCGGAAAGTCAAATGCACATGCAAAACTAATTTGGGAAAAATTGACAGATGCGATTATTCGAGTTGTTGCAGAACAAGCACAACCAACCGTGTTTATTTTGTGGGGGGCATTCGCGCAAAAGAAGGAAAAGTTGATTAAGGGTGAAGGTAATCTGATTTTGAAGGCGCCACACCCAAGCCCATTATCTTCATATCGTGGATTCTTTGGTTCTCGTCCATTTAGTCAAACAAATACTTATCTCCTTGAAAAAAATGAAAAAACAATTGACTGGTCGTAA
- a CDS encoding dihydroorotase, which produces MTSLLIKNAQLIVANNDLTQNDVLVRDGRIAEIAPKLTVKADKVLDAKGALLTPGLIDIHVHFREPGFEYKETIATGSYAAARGGFTTVAAMPNLNPVPSTVEAFEQVQNLNKKNGVVNIEQYAAISAGLTADEVGEMEGLAKAGAVAFTNDGKGVQTAATMRDAMKLAAAADLPLVAHLEDESLMNGGVMNLGERSEELGLPGIDPLAESSQLARDLVLAKATGVHYHVAHLSTADSVELVRIAKQQGVKVSAEVSPHHLLLDETDIDGDNALFKMNPPLRTMHDRSGVIAGLLDGTIDMIATDHAPHSVEEKERSFIGAAFGITGIETSFQLIYTHFVRSGIATLADVMKWMVSGPAKQFNLDAPTKIAVGERANLALFDLDTAHTITADEFVSKGVNTPFIGEEIYGQTTTTIVNGEVVYQAN; this is translated from the coding sequence ATGACAAGTTTACTAATTAAGAATGCCCAACTAATTGTGGCAAACAACGATTTAACGCAAAACGATGTTTTGGTTCGTGATGGACGTATCGCTGAAATTGCACCAAAGTTGACAGTTAAGGCAGACAAGGTATTGGATGCAAAGGGAGCCTTGCTGACACCAGGTCTAATTGACATTCACGTTCACTTCCGCGAACCAGGGTTTGAATATAAAGAAACAATTGCTACTGGATCATACGCCGCTGCTCGTGGGGGATTTACAACAGTCGCAGCAATGCCGAACTTGAACCCAGTGCCAAGCACGGTAGAAGCATTTGAACAAGTTCAAAACTTGAACAAGAAAAACGGCGTTGTGAACATTGAACAATATGCGGCCATCTCAGCTGGTCTAACGGCGGATGAAGTTGGTGAAATGGAAGGATTGGCAAAAGCCGGCGCTGTCGCATTCACAAATGACGGTAAGGGTGTTCAAACAGCTGCAACAATGCGAGATGCCATGAAGTTAGCGGCAGCAGCAGACTTACCACTAGTTGCGCATCTAGAAGATGAGTCATTGATGAACGGTGGCGTGATGAACTTGGGAGAACGATCTGAAGAATTGGGACTACCAGGAATTGATCCATTGGCTGAGTCATCACAACTAGCGCGAGATCTAGTATTGGCAAAGGCAACAGGCGTGCACTACCACGTTGCCCACCTGTCAACCGCAGATTCAGTTGAGTTGGTGCGTATCGCTAAGCAACAAGGGGTGAAGGTATCCGCTGAAGTATCACCACATCATCTACTACTAGATGAAACAGATATTGATGGTGACAATGCATTATTCAAGATGAACCCACCGCTACGTACCATGCATGATCGCTCAGGTGTGATTGCTGGATTGCTAGACGGCACAATCGATATGATTGCGACTGACCATGCACCACATTCAGTTGAAGAAAAAGAACGCAGCTTTATCGGCGCAGCATTTGGGATTACAGGAATTGAAACAAGTTTCCAACTAATCTACACACACTTCGTTCGCTCAGGTATCGCAACGTTAGCTGATGTGATGAAGTGGATGGTAAGTGGGCCAGCAAAGCAATTTAATTTAGATGCACCAACAAAAATTGCAGTTGGTGAACGTGCAAACTTAGCATTGTTCGATCTAGATACAGCACACACCATCACAGCAGATGAATTTGTATCAAAGGGTGTTAACACACCATTTATCGGGGAAGAAATTTACGGACAAACAACAACAACCATCGTAAACGGTGAAGTTGTCTATCAAGCAAATTAA